The Meriones unguiculatus strain TT.TT164.6M chromosome 3, Bangor_MerUng_6.1, whole genome shotgun sequence genomic sequence TCTTAGTTGGTCACGCCAGTGAAATGTAACGGAGCAAGTTATCTGTGGTTAAGACTTCCTTCCATACAGCTCCATCTTGATAGACATTTTGTATATTAATAAACATTCACATCCTAGAAGTTGAACAAATTGTATTCACCAGTATTTGTTAACTTGCTTTGTGGAAAATAAGTAATAGGCCTGTGGTTCACAAATGCTTTAACAGCAGTAGGCAGGGCTGATGGGGTGGCTTCAGCTGGCAGAGTTGCTGGCCTAGCGCTCCGGAGGTCCTGGCTTTGATGCCCAGCACTGCACAGTGGAGGTAGAAGCTGGAGGACCatcagttcaaggtcacctgTGATACTAGGGAccctgttttattaattatttatttactttttaaagcaacccttcttccttttccacctcttgcctttcttcctttcttttcattttctgtttttaaaattttaaagctatttttttttctttgtactgcCTAACAAAAGAGAGCTCTTTATAAGAAAAGCAGGGAAAGTTGAAGCCTATAAATGTGAAGATAGaatatagtatcatttataaTGTTAAATAAAGCTTCAAACATCATACATAGCTGTACATGAAGAAATCTTTTTAGAACTTGTATCAGTGTAATATATAATGAGGTTATTTGTTGGGCATGCACCAGTCCTGAGAATTACCTTCTGCTTGCTGAACtgaattttgtttgtattttgtctcACATGGTACTATTAATCCTGTAAGCATTTACATTGTATTCATGTTTTTCATTTACATAGCTTATTTATGTATATTCTAAACCTAGCTTCATCAAATTTCATACAGTAAGTTTAGTAATATTAAAATAGTTTGTACTTGTTCACTAAGAAGGAACGTGTCTGCCCTCTACTGTTTGGGCTGGAACTTTTTTTAAACCATTAGCTCATTTTGAGAATGAGGTTATATATGCTTTTAAGCTAGTGCTGCTTCTAAAATATTAGGAGGTTGAGTGCTAGTCTTAAATTACTGTCTATCTTCAGTATTCTTTGTGTTTAAAGTTTTTGAGTTGTTGATTTTCATAAAATACTAACTGGCATAAAATAATAACTTCCTTTACCTAAgcatgacccccccccccttagacagggtttcataattagccctggatggcctggaacttactatgtagtccagcCTGAAAGCATTCATTCTTGAAAACAGTTCAGATTCCTTTTGGAATAGACAAGGAGTTAATAAATATTCATGGCTTAGTCATAGATATGTTGCTTTTGttggtttgtgttttgagacagtctccatGTATAGCCGAGGCTGATCTTGATCTTTAGTTTTCATGCCTCAACTTCAGTCAGGGTGACAGGGCATACCACtgtactttgtttttgtttttgaaataaaaaaaggaaagctttTAGTAGGATTTTGGTTtctaaaagtttatttaaaacttACATTCCactaccctcccttcttccaaaGAAATATTGTATGAGCTCTAGTCTACAAGatcaccccaccaccaccaccaccataggGGCTTTcttggacttcctttgtagaccaggctggccttgaattcacagctatccacctccctctgactcctaagtgctgagattaaaggcgtgtgccactacacctggctatAAGATCACTGTTCTAATATCTGAAATATCTTTGGGGATTTTGAGAACAGAGTTTAGAAATATGATTATTAGTTATAAATGAAGAATAGATTCatggttaatttttttaatgtgcatatttttcttttaataaatctATACTTTTTGGCTCCTTAACTCTTTAAAAGTAATTAAATCTTTTGAATTTGACATgtgtattctttctttctttttttttttttttttttttaagttaaagagGAAAAAGCAAGTTGTTCCAGATAAACCTGTGAAGAAGCAAAAACCTGGTGAGACTTCTAGAGCTCTGGCATCTTCCAAGCAGAGTAGCAGCAGCAGAGATGACAACATGTTTCAGGTAAGGCTGGATTGCATTCAGTCCAGTGGAACAGAGCCTTGATCTGAAGAGCACTAGAAAGTCTTGATATGATAGCACATCACAGTCTCTGTGTTGTAATCCTCTTGACTAGTGATGTTTATTAACAAACAAGTAGGAAGTGAAGGCAGTTTGTTCAATTCTGGGCTACTAATAAAGTCTAGAAGTCTGTAGCTTTGTTATATTTAAACAATGCAAATCTGGATGTTACAGAAATCCAAAAGATTTAGAACTATACATTTGGGAAGCAAATTGGGTAGGTTGGTTGAATATTTGACTGGAAAGTTGAGTTTGACAGTATTTGGGAGAAATGGCCTAACTTAGGcttcaaaagaaacagaaggCTGGGAGTATAGTATATATGTAAAGTGCTTGTGTAGCATGTTTAGGTCTTGCATATGGGCTTAAGAAAAGGAGAGTGAGTTGAATAAAGTGagaaatgaaaacacaggaaaagggCTAGTTTTGCATCTTGAGTTTATTATGTGTTTTCAATAACTCAGTATTTGCTTTACTGTTTAAGAATGATCTATGAGATGAAGCATTGTGAGTAAATGATGCTGGGAGATTGCTGTGGTAGTAGACTTTAATCTGTATTCATAAGGAAGAGATAGTGATGATTAAAAAGCTGGTAATGAAAAATGGAGCAGAGGACAGAAGCCTGTGGAGTAGGAGGTAGACCTGATAGTGAATGTGATCCCTTGAGGAGGGTCTTCTGTAGCACAGGACATCTTGGCTGGGAATCATTCTTGTTGGTGTCTGCATATGCTCCAGTAAATAGCCAACCATGAAAGAAAGGGTAAACCAAAGTGAGGATGCAGATGACAGCTGATGAGAAGTTTTCATGGAccatgggagaagaaagaggatttactttgagataagatggtgaaagaaaactaaaagtaGTGGAAGCAATAGATTGGGTGAACATAGTCAGGAGGGAGGCATAGATTAATTATTTAGTTACAAGTTTAAATCCTGTGACTTCTGTGGTTTAGGGGCAAAGGTTAATTTGATAACAAATATAGGTGAAGGTATGTACTGAGGAATTAAAAAGTGCTAGTATTGCTTTGAACGAATAGTAAATTGGATGCTTGCACTGTTCTGTATTCCATTCAGGGTTTGCCAGGTTCTGTAATCCATGTGGAATGTGGTCTGTAACCTCATGGAATTTAAGGGGACCacagttacacacacatgcacagtaaaGATTACAATAAGGCCTGAGAAGTAGTGGGCAGGTTATTTGAGCGAGTAGGTGTGAGAACCTCATTAAAGAAGTGGCATCTGAAGCTTAAGATGTGAAGGTTAAGTGCGCTGTGCAAAGTGTGTGGACAAAGGAAGCATTTTCAAGAACAGGTAATGGACTTAATATCTTGAAGTGGAAAAGAGCTGGAGTTGTGTATGAATTATAGAGCTTTTGTGGTTGAAGCCTGGATAGTTTTGCTGAGTATCAGGGGTCTATTTGGTGAAGAGAATGAAAGGCAGGTCTTCCAGGGCCATTTGAATTTTACTCTTAGGTACAAGAAGAAACTGTTTGGGAGCAGGATAAATGTAAAATTGGCTGTAGCATTTCTTAGTGTTTGTAAAGGGCTGCTTTGCAATATCCAGTTTCATATCTGTCTTGGCTTTTCTTTATCAGTTGTGCTAACTCTGTTTCTGTTTTACTTGTAGAATAACGACACCCCTGGCCTGGTGCATGGTGGGGGAGTCTGAGATGTGGGTTTTgttatatagtcctggctggcctggaactcactatatagagcaGGCTAGATTTCAGTTTTTAGCTGTCCTGCCTCTCCTCAAGTGCTGAGAATACAGACATAGGCTACTGTGTCCTTCTAATCTCTGGCCCTTTAACTTGCGTGGGTCTTTTTACACAGGATCTCACATTTCAGGGTGGCTGTGAACTTGCTGCTGTAGCTGAGTGAGGCTTTGaccttgtgatcttcctgcctctagaCCTCCCAAGGGTGGGATCACAAGTGTTATCTTGTCCCTAGATTTTTATCTCTCCTAATAACTCTAACTTTAtaaggaaaccagaaactggattttaaagtttgtttttttagagatttttttggaaaatggttgttttttttttttttttaaggagatgaTTTTCCTCACTAAGGAAAAAaagagttttggttttttgtttgtttgtttgttttttgtgtttttatttattttttatttaatttttgtattttgagataggctttctttgtgtagccctgtttTCTTGCTAGTTCTAGACTCACAGAGACCACCTGCCTTTCCAGTGCTTGCACCACCACGACCAAACAGAGGGCGTAAGGCCATTCAACACGTGTGGTCTTTTGAAAGTGCGTTTCTAGGAAGAACCATAGTTCTTACTTTCAAAGTGCCTTTCACAGAACCATTGATTGCATAATACTAAAGGAGACCTGCATTTTTATTAGTAATAGTGGCTTCATAATTGTATTAGGAAGATAAAGGATGGGGTTTTGGGAAGAGAAAATAATAAGCCCATTgatttttataaaagtttttaaatagcTGTCTATtttctatattcatttttatcaagaaaattatatACCACAGATAAGTTATTGAAATCTTATATTAAAAGTATCACTGGGTTAATTGTGTACTAAAGAGCCATCTAAATGCTCTTTCTACTGTTGTTAGTTTTCCTTTGTATTGCTGAGTGATGTCATTATGAATGATTATTTTGTAATCTCTTTTCATTCACCTTGGTTGGGTATTTGGCTTCTTTTTGAGTCTTGAGCTTCTAGGAATAAAGGTTTTGTGATTATTCTTAGTATGCATCTTTATGGATACTTTGGGAGGGGTAAAAATACTTACTTGCTGAATCATAGGTATATATTTGACTTTGTAAGAAACAGTCAGACTATTTTCCAAGTAAGTTGTCCATTTTATTCTATCATTGGCAGTATAAGATTCCAGGTGTTCCACATCTTCGGTGTTATTACATTTTACATAGTCTTTTACATTTTATCCAGATTAGTTTAAAAGGTGTGTATTGGGAACTCAGTGGTTTTATTTTGCattaattttgtgtatttttgatAATGTTCTTTGTCCACTTTCACGTGTTTGGAACAGTGtgtcttcatttgtttttctcttcctattaaaaaaaaacaaacccagactGATTTACTGAGTTGTAAGGCTGTATTTTGGCTCTAAGCTCTTTGCTTTAATAAGTATAGTGAGTGATCTTTTATTTTAAGCTTAGGAAAAATGGAACCCTTTAAAAAGCAGAGTAGTTTAAAAATGAGTCGGGAAGAAACATGCAGAAAGCCTAAGAGACATAATGAAATAGATTGGGTGAACATAGTCAGGAGGGAGGCAGGCCTCTGATGGTTAGAACCTTTGGCAGGCATCAGTCCTCCATCTTGAAGATGAGGTCTGGCATcctggggttttgttttcttttttcttctgccccatgtcctttgttttgtttgtttttccatcagTCGTGGTTAACATGGTCTGACAATTTATTAACGTAGGTACTGTGAAGCTTTTAATTGACAGAGGCCAAATAGTGTCCACTGCATGTGTAAGCCGCATTCTGTTTGTGTCTTTATCAAGGATGAACTTTTGGGCTGCTTCTACACCTTAGCTATTATGACTAGTGCAGTTAAGGACATGGATGTGCGAAAATCTCTTGGGAGACACTACTGCCAGTTTTTTTGGATTTGCAGATATGTGCCTCCTCCAGTTTCAGTCAGTGACAGGGCACGCATATAGTGAGGGTACTGTGGGCTTGGTACCATGTTGTGTAAAGTGTCTTACTAATGTTCACACAGCAGGCTTCTGAGTATGTATTTCTCAGAAGACACCCAGTCTGTTAAGTATTACTACATGAGTGTTATATACCCCAAAGTGGGATTATTGGAACAcgttatgtttctgtttttgtcaaAGGACATCCATTCTATTTGCTTTAGcaattgtattattttattaatattcatAAATTTAAAAGTGAGGTTGAAACGAGATAGCTCTGGAGGTAGAAATGcttgtgcaaacatgaggacatgtgtttaaatcctcagcacccacattaggtggTTGGATTTGGCTGCAGatcatctgtaatctcagcactggggacagAGATGGCAGATCCTGAGTACTCTGTGGCCAGCCAATTTAGCCGTAACAGTGAGCTTCtagttcaatgagagaccctctCAAGGCAAGGCAGAGAATAATAAGAAAGACAGCATGAAGCTGAAGGATGAAGTCATTCTCATGCTATCATGATTGGAAAGTGGAGATTTGCTTTGTTTCAGTATGTCTTTTTAAACAGtgatcctcccccacccccgctctcATTTACAGCTGATTACTTATTTTCCAGGAAGTTGTAAATGTAAATTTGAGAAACCTGTTTTTatgagctttctttctttctttcccccgtTGCTAGATTGGAAAGATGAGATACGTCAGTGTTCGGGACTTTAAAGGAAAAGTTCTAATTGATATTAGAGAATATTGGCTGGACTCTGAAGGTGAAatgaaaccaggaagaaaagGTGAGATTTCATTTCTTCAATTTGATGTCAGTGTTGACTGAATGCTTACCTTAAATTGTTACAGGTGTACAGACAGGTTAAACGATTGGCCTTACTCACTTGTACTCATTTGATTCTTTTATAATTGATTTGTCATGACCTAGGAAAACAACAGCCTAATGTCGCTTAAAATTGATTGCTAACTTACTTtacctttctttctgattttatatCAGTTCTGGGGCAGATTAGGTACTACTTGGAAAACTctaaaatgagaaacagaaaaatccTTGGTTTAGTGTTTCCTTTGGATTAGCTCCAACAGGATATTCTTTAATACAGAATCTTTGAATTTCTTTGTCCTCTTACTGTTGGTGCTTCACCCCATCCTAAGTTTCTTAGCATGTTGAAACATATTTTATTCTGTCACCAGTGAGCTAGAAGACATTTGTTGAGCCAACTTGTATTTAGTGACTTTTCTTGTGACCAAATACTAGACAAAAGCAGTTTAAGGgaggaaggtttattttggctcagtctGGAGGCATAAGGCACTGGTCACATTGAGGCCCCTGTCAGGAAGTGAAGAGACCAGTGTGTTGGTGCTGCACTTGATTTCCCCCTTTTATCAAGTCCAGGGCCTGAATGGGATGGTGCAACATTCAGGGGGTGTCTTCCTCCTTCATTTTAACCTGTCTGCAGGCACCCTCCTCACACAGTCACAGAGGTGTATTCATGATGGTTCTAAATCCATTAAATTGATAGGCAAGATTAACTGTTAACTTCTCACTCTAGGGAACAACTCggtgagactcatagacaaaggCATAAGCAGAAGGGGGACTGTCGGGAAGAGGCGGGTCATTAACAGTAGTACtagagaggggagaggagtggaggtagaacatgatcaaaatacattagaTACATGTGCAAAAATGTCATGGTAAAACTGTTGTGTATGATTATgctaataacttaaaaaaattacctACTATACAACCTAAAATTTATGGAGTTACATGTTGATGAAAAGCCACTTTCTTGGGCCAGTAAGGTACAGTAAGGACCCATGAGGGAGTAGGAGGGAATGGGTACTGCCTAAAATGTTGTAAACACTGTGGCCCAGCTAGGCCCACccttgtacacatgtgtgtactcATTAAGGAAGTGTGAcatctgtttgcttgtttgttctgtgtttttttttttgtttgtttgtttgtttttgttttgagacagagtttctctgagtTGGCctttctggcctggaactcagagatctgcctgcctctgcctcccaggagttgggattaaaggcatgtgccatcactgcctggctatGTGATAGATTtttagtaaaaggaaaaaaatacgcttccttctcttcctgttgtTAAAGATGGCACTTGTTTCGTGCAGGTTTGGAGTTTGTTTTAAACACTTCCATTTTTATGTTTGCTGTTTAATTCCTGTGTGAGTTTTCATTCAGGATTTTCTGGAGTGGCTAATGCCAGATTTTATTCttgtaaacatttatttaaaggaATTCAGTTAGCCTCAAAGCCTTTCTACAATGTGCTCATTATATTCTCATTTGAAATTTTATGTTCTCCTTAGCAGtttcctaaaaaaaataataatacattggTTGTGTTAGGTGTTAGGATAAGGTGTCATATAACCTGTTTTAATATATTATAACTACCTTTTGATGTCTAAGTCTCATTGATTAAGAAATTGAGCCTAGAAAATGCAGCAAGTGATGGTGAGGCTGGTTTTGCTTCTGATAGCATGATTCCAGAGTGTAATTGCACCTATAGCTGAATTCTGCATTCTGCCATGCCCCTCATGAGTCACTCTCTAGGGAGTTTCCCAAAGTGGAATGGATGCTTATGGGAGAACTCAGCACAGAGCAGAACACCTTGAATTTTGGTGAAAATATTGAACAAATGTTGGAAGAGACAGGATATAATAATGCCAATGTCTTATGCCAAATCTGGATCCTGACTTTTTGACTGCCTGCCTATATTGTGAAATGTTGTCAAGTTATCATTAGTCTTATTGGTCAAGATAGGCATTATGTAGATGCGTTGTTGGAAGTTAAACTGAGTACAGAATTAAATCTGTGACTAGCAAATATAAAATGTTAGTATCTCATTATAGCTCTCTCACAAAACCTCAATGTTCTAGTATTGTGCCATTCAAAATGGCAGTTTGGGGGCTGGTAAAATAGCTCTGTGACAGAGGGTGTATGTGGCATGTGTGAGGTCTGGGTTCTGTCCTCAACACTAAAAAAATTCACAAAATGGCGGTTTGATACAAATATTTGGAAATATCAAAATCTCTGAGaaggcttaattttttttaacttgtatttCTTAAACTTTGTTTAGGTATTGCTTTGAGCATGGAGCAATGGAGCCAGCTGAAGGAACAGATCTCTGACATAGATGATGCAATAAGAAAGCTGTAAAGTCTGAGCCATATCAAACCTGTACTGTTGTAGTTGTTTTAATCTGTCTTTTTACATtggcttttgttttctaaatgttGTTTTCCAAGCTGTTGTATATTTGGATTGCAGAACAATTTGTAAGGTGAATACTTTGTTTTaaatgtgcattattaaaatGTTCTAAGTGAAGCTAATTGTCAACTTTATTAAAGAGGATTGCTTTGTGCTCCCTACCTAgtgtaaaataaaatcagatcatTACAATCTTAACTGTTGTAGCcttttttgataaaaaaaaaaaaagttactgtttAAGGCCAAAAGAACAACCCCTGTAGGCACTTTGTTGACTTGGCCTTTATATTTAGAAGGATTTGTATCGCATTGAGCTTCTTAGAGGATTGCTTTGTGAAATGCACACTTTTTTCCGACCAGGTTTGTTGAATTTTCCTCCCCAGTACTTCTCCCAACCACAGTACTTTACTTTTCCTTCACTTTCCTTAGTAACTTAGTTCATTGTCAAGTTTTAATCACTCTTTACGCAGATACAGTATGCTGATTTGGAAAGTCAAACTGTCAATATTATTGTCTTCTAAGTCTACTGTGTTAAATATTAGCAGATACCTGTGTGGTAACATGGCTTGTGTGAGAACTCACAAGTGTATGTCATTCATAGTGTTCTGTGCAGGTGTTTCTTAATCTACAGAACATAGTGACTTTGATGTCTGATGAGCTTTTACTTAGTAAACATTCATGCTGGGATGATGTCAAGTCAGATATTAAACTAGATTAGACTTTAGTGAAAATTGTGAAACTTGCTGGCCTACTATTATATTCTAATAAGGAGTGTGGATTATATGTAGTCAGACATGTCACTGAGCTTTAATCTAACAGTTATGTGGCCAGTTTTTAGAATTGGCTGTTTTAT encodes the following:
- the Sub1 gene encoding activated RNA polymerase II transcriptional coactivator p15, coding for MPKSKELVSSSSSGSDSDSEVEKKLKRKKQVVPDKPVKKQKPGETSRALASSKQSSSSRDDNMFQIGKMRYVSVRDFKGKVLIDIREYWLDSEGEMKPGRKGIALSMEQWSQLKEQISDIDDAIRKL